ggctgaATCAATCAAAGTCGCAGGCAggggaggaaggaagaagaagcggCAGCTGTGCTGTGCTGAGCTGCCCGCCGACGACAGATAgacaatgaaatgaaatgaaaGAAAAGTTGCTCCTTTTATTTCATATtcatactgctgctgctactagtacTAGTATCCGACTGACTGAATCCACCACCACCAAATAAAACGAAAACGCAAATGCATATGGAAACACAAGACCAAATCCAAAGCCGTTTACACTGTCTCAAGGTCAACAATCAATGgtgccttttttttctttccttctctTATTTCCCCGAGAAAACGCAAACCCCAACAACACGTACTACGTTCCTATATATGGACATGAAGCATGTTACTATTATGACCACATTCGCAGAGACTGAAACGACTTACACAAACAATTCATGGTCAACACACACCACTAAAATTAAAGCCTAAACCAAATCCACCAAATATGCGACCACTCCATATCAATTCTCGGACTTGAATCCAGACATACTCGTTTCACCACGACAAAAAAGCAACACAACCATCGAAAATCCATTTCTGAGACCAGGATTGCTCACCCGCACGCGCtcaataaaaaaaaatcaaaacaaattggATGGTAGATAATTTGTTCGCGCCAATGTTTCGACATCTAAACAGCTGtaggcaaaaaagacaaatccagGGCCTCTATTTTTTTTACTGTTCATCCACTGTTTTGATCCGATTTTGTCTTTTTTTTCTGAGAGCTGCTGAGAAGTTTAAATGATTTAAAAATTAAAGCGTACCTCACGCATCAAATTCTATACCACCGAAAAACATTGGAATTTGTTGAAtttttttagtattttttttattcAGTGTAGGTGCAGATGAGCCTGGACATCAAAAAAACGTTGCACTCAACTTTCTTTCTTTGTTGTTTTAAAAGGACTACTCTTTCGGTCTCTTCTTTTTTACTGTCACAGAAGAAACCCTCTTTCTTTCTTGGTAAATTAATTTACTTTAGTActatctaaataattatagttagaGAAAACTAGAGTAGTTTTTctcaactacaagtatttagatATAGAGGGAGTAGTTTATGAAATGTACTAACCTCGTCCAACTTTGCTAGAGTTGTATATATAGCCTACCAGTACCATGTGTGGACAAGTCAAATAATGCTTTGTTTTGGTCAGCTCAAATAATAATACCAGTAGTATGTGTTGCTAGTACTCCAGGCAACAAGTCAAATCAGTGTCATTAGCTTCTTCTGCATTAAAAACATGATCATCGGATGGAATGGATGGATGGGATTGACCTGATCCATTCTAAGCCACCACCAACCAACCTCTTACCCATTCAATTCATTCCAACCCAACTACTACCACCCTACTACACACACACAGATATACCACATGGATAGTATTGCTGACTAGGCTGAACTGGACTCCTTTCACATGGACAGACAGATTCAAACTTCAAAACCAGCATCACCaatattcaaacacaagcaacaaTTTTCTTCTTACATCATCATGTATtagtaaacacacacacacacaaacttaATTCAATACAAACAACCCCATTTTACTAACTACACCCACACACACATGGATGAATGAATCCCAGCCAAATAGTTTATCTCTGCGATTCTCGTCACCGTGCGCTCTTCTTCCCTTGCTCTTACTCTACTCTATCCCCTCCTTGACTGTAGACGGACGGCGAAACCCCACGAGACCTCGACTCGAGGGCGAAATAAACACCCATCATCCATCCATCATAAAAGGAAAAAATATCCTTGGCAACTGTGCATTGAATTTGCACCCTATCATTCAATGTTTTGCTACATCAGGGTGTCAACTTCCCCATGTTGACAGATTTCCCAACCTTGGCAACACTATGCTAAACCCCAAGTTGGCGAAGAGAGTCAGGGCCCACCAGGTATATCCGTCTTCGGCTGCTCTTGTACCGGAACACCACCACGCCTTTGTAAGCCGCCCGTGGAACACCGTCCTGGGAAACAAGGGCAGAAAAATCAGAACATGAGCCATCGTGTATTCAGCTAAATTGCAAGATTCACGAATTAAACCGAGTTAACAAGGGACCTTCCATTCTTCAAATATTCCAAATTGACGAGCTATACGCTCGAAATCACCCTGGTTGTCATACTGAATCCTTACGTCCACATCCAGATTGTGGGCCTTCAACAAAGCATCGGATCCATGCACAGGTGTGGCGCTAGCCACGTCTTTTCCGAATTTGGTTAAAAACTTGTCCTGATGCCACCAACACAAGTATTAGGCACCCTCTTATGGAAACAACAACTTTCTCTCTGAAGAACAGATTAATAATCCTTACCTCCTTGAGGTAGCTCAGGTCCTCGGAATTCCAGTCAATCTGTGACCACAAGAGGGGCCCAAGTAAGTCTCAGGAACAAAGAGCTTATAAAATTTAAACACATGGGAAGATCTGCCTACATGAGCATCATTTAACTTGATTGGTTTCAAGTATTGATCGAAGAATTGTCCCATGCTTGATCCCTGGAAAAGAACCATAAAAAAGCACGTGTTAAATGCCAGCAATCCAGAACCAATGGCTCAAAACATTCAAGTGCTAATCTGCTCGTCGTTACTGCAAACAAAAATGCAGTGATAAATTTGCATTGGTGTAGAATAGCCAACATACATGCTCGCCAAAGTTGTATGTTCTGCATACTTCTGGCCGAATAAACTGTCGATCTCTGTGTACCTCCTTTAGCCTCACCCAGTCATCCCAATAAGTTAACTCTCGTCAAGGATGAAACAGATGATACACGGCAGTAAAGGAAAGCATATCTGCTAATCTAAGAATCAGTAGGCAGCAGCAAGGATATGCTTTGGGCCACTTTGGTGACAGCTCCATCCATGTTGACTTCGTTAGCATCCATCCAAGCCCAGGAAAGAAGTCTGAACGGTAAAGAGCCTCTGCAATGGGTTATGTAGAAAAATGAGTAATTATCCTTATTAATGTGGAAATAAAGTTGAACAGAGGCCTATAAGAATACTAACTTGGGTCATAAACAAACTGCTTTTGCCCATTGTCATTCCAAGAAGAAACAGCCATTATCGACCTTCAATGCCACAATGGCAACAATTACAGCAAAATAATTAGCACATTTGATATTAATGCATTGTCTTGGCATATACAATCAGAGTATAATTGTAACATACTTGTCACTATCAAGTAATTTTGCTGCAGCCTCAAAGTAGTCGAAGAAATCTGGAGCGATCTCCATGTCATCTATTAGCCAATTAGCCATGGAAATATGAGATGGCATGCAGACATATCTAAGAACAAGACAGTCATAGAACCATCAAAAAGAGATCAGACCTTCCAGAATGATTACTCGGCGAAAATCATGCTTAATGAATAGCTCATCCAACGCCCATTTATAGTGGTCTGAGTTAAGAAAAACTATGAGGACAAGAATCGATCATATCATCAATCCTAAGAAAGCACTCAACAATTGAGGACCACCTACTAGCTATCTTGTAATATGCAACGTTTTCTCCTGGTCTTTCAGTGCGCACAGGCTCAAGATCCACATGCTGCAACACATCAAAGGCAAAAGGAACACTAACAAATCATTTGCTGGTAGCCTGGATTCTTAGAAAAATACTGGAAACGCTATTTAGAGAAGACTGAAACTAGAAAAAAGTACAATCATCCAAATTCAGTAACCTCCCCccaccccctcccacttcatTGCACCATTTCCTCGCCCATTGATGTTGTACCAGGGGCAGACCATTTCAACGTTTGGACCATTGACATCACTGCATCTGACATCCACGTACATAACCTACTTTCCCAGTACCAAAATAATCTAGTGCCCCCTTAAAAAGTGGCACATCAAGATGCCACAAGTGAACATGTCTCCTTGTGGCTAAGCCATTTTGCTGTTGGATTAGTGTTGCTCCGACATTTCTCGAATGCTTCAAGTCCTACCTCCATCTAGATTCGCTACCACCTCTCGATACAACTACAGCTTCTTGCTGGCCAAATTTTTATTTCAATTTTTGCACTTATATGTCTACTTGGTATGAGCAGTCATGCATATAGCATGTATCAGCTATGCTAGCGATATTACAAGAGAAACAGAGTTGTTCTATTCTAGCAGGCAATTAAGAAGCATAAAGCAAGTGTTTCTGTCAGCACCTGCATAAATGCTCGTATCAGCTATGCTAGCAATATTACAAGAGAAACAGAGTTTGTTCTGTTCTATGAGGCAACTAAGCATAAAGCAAGTGTTTCTTTACGCACCTGCATAAATGTTATTTGATTGTAACTTAAAGCTTTCTTTTTTACTTCTCCATTTGTTCCATCCTGCGATTAGAAGAACCAATGTAAAAAAATTCCTTCCCACACACTTAAAGTGACTGAGAACAGGAACTGAAATTGCTATTAGCAGTACCTGTGATATAAATAGTGGAAACTTTGAAGCAACTGCTTTCTGATACCTGAAAGAGTTACCGTCCATCATTTATTTTGTCAGGAAGGGTGTTGTACAAAGCACAAACTGAAGCTACATGGATCTAAAAAGAGCAATTAACAGATTAGGAAGTAATGTCTAAGTTTCCTCATTGATGctgtctactccctccgttccaaaatataagtcttttaagatatttcactaggagtctacatacgaagcaaaatgaatgaatctacactctatagtatgtctatatacatccgtatgtagtccactaatgaaacctctttaaagacttatatttaggaacggagggagtagtaatcaACAGTGCGACTCGATTTCAAAGATAACTGACACAGGTGTCATCAACTGAGTGTGGTCTTAaagaaataaacaaaacagtCGACATTGAATTTCTCTTGTTTTGTGAAatgaaaggaatggagaaaacagAGCATACTTGAGGATAGATTCCACTGTCCTCTGCAAATAGTCTGGTCGATTGCAAGCCATTATGACAACAGCGGCGACAGGAACCTGTTGTCAGAAAGAGATGAGGTCGATCCTGTAGAGCAATAAAGGTTAGCAAGATCACATACCACGTTCTTGTCTATTAAGGTCTGTAAACTCCTTTCTGCACCAAAAAGAAATGTTAAAGGTAGAGTTAGATTTTTCAAGTTCCGGATGTCTCGGTAACATTTTGGAGCATTCAGCCCAAAACTGAATGCATTGCACTAAGTGTTAGACTCA
This genomic stretch from Hordeum vulgare subsp. vulgare chromosome 6H, MorexV3_pseudomolecules_assembly, whole genome shotgun sequence harbors:
- the LOC123406366 gene encoding alpha-1,3-mannosyl-glycoprotein 2-beta-N-acetylglucosaminyltransferase — encoded protein: MARNPCDIRILLVAAAVAFIYIQVRLFSTQSSNSHDAGRLAEAEKCESQLHAMIDQVSAQQEKIAALEEMKVRQDEERVQLKILIQDLEKRSLQTLIDKNVVPVAAVVIMACNRPDYLQRTVESILKYQKAVASKFPLFISQDGTNGEVKKKALSYNQITFMQHVDLEPVRTERPGENVAYYKIANHYKWALDELFIKHDFRRVIILEDDMEIAPDFFDYFEAAAKLLDSDKSIMAVSSWNDNGQKQFVYDPKALYRSDFFPGLGWMLTKSTWMELSPKWPKAYWDDWVRLKEVHRDRQFIRPEVCRTYNFGEHGSSMGQFFDQYLKPIKLNDAHIDWNSEDLSYLKEDKFLTKFGKDVASATPVHGSDALLKAHNLDVDVRIQYDNQGDFERIARQFGIFEEWKDGVPRAAYKGVVVFRYKSSRRRIYLVGPDSLRQLGV